AGGTATTTTCCGTATCGGGAAATGGCTTCCAAACCGTGGCCAACTGTATGTCCAAAGTTCAGGATCGCCCGCAGTCCGCCTTCTTTCTCGTCCTGGACGACGACGTCTGCCTTGATCTCGCAGCAGCGCGCGATCACCTCGCTCAACGTTCCAGGATTCCGCTTTAACAGCTTTGGCAGATTGCGTTCGAGCAGCATGAACAGTTCCGCGTCGTAGATGATTCCATACTTGATGACTTCGGCGAGGCCCGATCGGAATTCACGTTCGGGCAGTGTCTTCAAGGTTTGGATGTCGCACAGAACGAGCTTCGGCTGATGAAACGCTCCCACCAGGTTTTTCCCGGCCTTCAGATTGACGCCCACCTTGCCGCCAACCGAACTGTCGACGTGGGCGAGCAGGGTGGTGGGCACCTGGACGAAGGGAATCCCGCGCAGGTAGGTCGCCGCTACGAATCCTGCAAGGTCGCCGACAACACCGCCGCCGAGCGCGACGATGAATGACTTTCGTTCCAACCGATGCTTCGCGAGTTCTTCATAACAACGTTCCACCACGCGCAGCGCCTTTGCAGTTTCACCGGCGGGAACGGTGATAAGGACGGGATCAAATCCTGCCTTTGCCAGGCTCCGTTGTGCGGCGCTCGCGAAGAGCGGGGCGACGTTGGTGTC
Above is a window of Verrucomicrobiia bacterium DNA encoding:
- the aroB gene encoding 3-dehydroquinate synthase, whose translation is MRSVNVPLGNRRYEIAIGPKLIQELGPRCQKLSLGRRCAVISDTNVAPLFASAAQRSLAKAGFDPVLITVPAGETAKALRVVERCYEELAKHRLERKSFIVALGGGVVGDLAGFVAATYLRGIPFVQVPTTLLAHVDSSVGGKVGVNLKAGKNLVGAFHQPKLVLCDIQTLKTLPEREFRSGLAEVIKYGIIYDAELFMLLERNLPKLLKRNPGTLSEVIARCCEIKADVVVQDEKEGGLRAILNFGHTVGHGLEAISRYGKYLHGEAISIGQVAAAEISARQNGLPSDDVRRIRSLFEKAGLPTQVKLTASERRQLFDAMRLDKKVSAGEIQFVLAERIGKVVWGKRVEQTAIQMALDAVQ